The genomic interval CGCAGAAGGTCGGGGCTGCCTTCCAGCAGCGGGCGCAGGGCTTCCAGAGGCCCGGTGATGAGGTGGTCGAGGTCGAGGGGAAAGCGGTTCTGCCCGCCCCTGCTGTTCAGGTCCAGGCCGTCCGCCGCAGTATGCAGCCGCGCCGCTGCCGTTCCGTAGGCTGCCGCGTCCGCTTCGGAGGGTTCCAGCAGTCGGCCGCTCACATGCTCGAACACCGCATAGACACGCGGCCCCTCCACGGCAGGCAGGACGCCGAACAGCTCCCCATGCTGGCGGGCGAGCGGACGAGACACAGGGACACCCGCCGCTGCGACCCCCTCGATGAACTCCAGTTCCCACGCTACCTCCGCCTCCGAACGCCAGCCCGAGCGGTACACGCGCAGCACGGCGTTCTGGTGGCCCGGCAGGCCCCGCACCAGGGAGGTATCGTTGATGTTGCGGCGGAGCAACCGGACGCTCAGTGTGGGCGAATCTGCATACTCGCGGCGCAGCAGTTCGGCCAGTGCCCCGGCACAGGGCACAGAATGGACCGCCGGAAAGGGGAACGGGAGGGAGGACACCGCTCCAGCGTGACGCGGGGACGGGACAGTGCCCATAGCGCGAATGGCTCAGCCTCCCGGCGTCAGGTCACTTCAGGATGCCCCGCGCCACGAACGCCTGACGGACGGCCGCGGCGGCGGCAGAGCCAGACATCTGCCTGGCCGTGTCCACTGTGGCCTGGGCGGCGGCGGCAAAGCTGGTGTCGGGCGCAAAGCGGAACTGAGCATCGACGATGATGCGGTCGGCGGTCCGCGCGCCCAGCGCCTGCCGGATGTCCCACAGGGCGCGGGACCAGATCTCGCCGTCGGCGTGGACCTCGCCCACCACGTCCTCCGGGTAGTGCTTGTCCGTGTCGGTGCGGCGCAGGCAGTGGGGCGTGGCCGACGTGTAGCTCGTGCTGTCCCAGTCGGCAATGCAGGGGAGCGGCGTGCGGATGGGCGCGTTGTGGGCACGGGCCACCGCCTCACCCACGCTCAGGGCCAGGTAGTCCCCGAAGGCCTCCCCGATGCTGCCCGCTTCCAGGCTGCCCCCGAAGCCGGGCACCTGCGCGGCATGAACCGCGTGGCCGTACTCGTGGACGATCACCTCGCCGTCTTCCGCGTCGTCCACGCCGCCCTTGCCGAAGCGCAGCAGGTCCTGCTTGTCGGTCTGGAAGGAATTGTCCTGCCCCCACTGGCTCACCCGGATGGCCTGCTGCCGCCGGTTGACGGGGGGCAGGTCGCTGCCGAAGCCCAGGCTTTGCAGGTACTTCTGCGCCTCCGTCACCCAGAAGTAGGCCATCACCTGCTCGAACCCGTCCTGATCGCGGGTGAAGTTGAAGGGACCGCTGCCGTACACGGGCGTTCCTGTCTCGCTGATCACCTTCGCGTAGTCGCCACTCAGGTATCCGCTGCCGTCCAGATTCGTGAGGACCACGGGGAAATACGCACTGGGGGGCACGGCGGCGGCGCTGTCCTTCTGGTCGCCGGTCGTCTGCACCGGGTTGGGCAGGAACACGCGGGCGGCCACCTGGCGCTGCCCGGTCGGCGGCTTGCCGCTGCCGCCCTGCGCCGTGAGGAGCGGCGGCGCGCTGGCGTCGGGCGCGGCGCTGTTCTGGGTGCCGCAGGCGGCGAGCAAGGTGGCGGACAGCAGGAGGATCAGGCCTGAGCGCGTCTTCATGGATTGCACCTCGTGGGCCGCAGCATACTCCCTATTCTTGGTGGTGCGGCGGGATAGAATCTTTCGATGATTGGAAAGACCTACACCACGATGCTCGGCGGCCGTGAACTGAGCATCGAGACCGGCAAGCTGGCGAAACTCGTCAGCGGCAGCGTCACGCTGCGCTACGGCGACACGGTGCTGCTCGTGACCGCACAGGCACGCGAGGAACGCAGCACGCTGGACTTTCTCCCGCTGACCGTCGAATTCGAGGAACGGCACTACGCGGTGGGCCGCATTCCCGGCTCCTTCCACCGCCGCGAGGGGCGGCCCGGCGAGCAGGCCATTCTCAGCGCCCGCATCACCGACCGCCAGATTCGCCCCCTCTTCCCCAAGGGCTACCGCCAGGAGACGCAGGTGATCATCACCGTGCTGTCGGCGGACCAGCAGAACGCGCCAGACGTGCTGGGGGCCATCGGTGCGTCGGCGGCCCTGAGCGTCAGCGACATTCCCTGGAACGGGCCGACCGCCTGCGTGCGCGTCGGGCAGCTTGACGGCGAGTACGTCATTAACCCCACCGCCGACCAGCTCACGCGCTCGGGCATGGACCTGGTGGTCGCCGGCACGCGCGACGCCGTGATGATGGTCGAGGCGGGCGCGCAGGGGGCAAGCGAGGAGGCGCTCGTGGGGGCCATCGAGTTCGCGCACCGCGAGATGCAGGGCGTGCTGGACCTGATCGAGCAGATGCGCGCCGAGGTGGGCCGCGAGAAGTTCAACTTCCTGGCCGAGGGCGACCTCAGCACCGACCTGGTGCCCGAACTGGCCGAGGCGGCGCGGACGGCGGGCCTGCGTGACGCCCTGCTGACCATCAAGAAAAAGGAACGCAGCGCGAACCTCAAGGCCCTGCGCGACCGCCTGATCGAGGAGCGCGTGCCGGAAGGCGAGGGCGAGGACGCCCCGGAACGCATCGCCGCGCTCAAGGCCGCCTTCGCCAAGGTCGAGAAGCAGGAGCTGCGCCGCCTGATCATCGAGGACGACCTGCGCGCCGACGGCCGCAACTCCAAGACGGTGCGCCCCATCTGGATCGAGGCGCGGCCTCTGCCCCGCGCGCACGGCAGCGCCATCTTCACGCGCGGCGAGACGCAGGTGCTGGGCATCACCACGCTGGGCACCGAGCGCGACGAGCTGCTGGTGGACAACCTGACCAGCGAGACGAACGACCGCTTCCTGCTGCACTACAACTTCCCGCCCTACTCGACGGGCGAGGTCAAGCGCATGGGCGGCCAGTCGCGCCGCGAGGTCGGGCACGGCCACCTCGCCAAGCGGGCCATCCGCGCGGTGCTGCCTTCCTTCGAGGACTTCCCCTACGTGATTCGCGTGGTAGGCGAGGTGCTGGAATCGAACGGGTCGTCGAGCATGGCGACGGTCTGCGCGGGCACCCTCTCGCTGATGGACGCGGGCGTGCCCCTCCAGGCTCCGGTCGCGGGCGTGGCGATGGGCCTGGTGATGGAGGGCGGGCGCTACCGCATCCTGACCGACATCCTGGGTCTGGAGGACGCGCTGGGCGACATGGACTTCAAGGTCTGCGGCACCGCCGAGGGCGTCACGGCTCTGCAAATGGACATCAAGGTAGGTGGCATCACGCCCGCGATCATGCGCGAGGCGCTGACCCAGGCTCGCGAGGCGCGGCTGCACATCCTGGGCAAGATGGCCGAGGTGCTGCCCGCCCCACGCGCCGAACTCTCCCCCACCGCGCCGCGGATCGTCAGCCTGAAAATCAACCCCGAGCTGATCGGCAAGGTGATCGGTCCCGGCGGCAAGCAGGTGCGCGAGCTGGAGGCGATGGGCGCGCAGGTCACCATCGAGGAGGACGGCACCATCCGCATCTTCAGCGCAGACGGCCAGGCTGCCGAGGCGGTGCGCCAGAAGATCGAGGGCCTGACCAAGACGGCCAAGGTGGGCGAGGAGTACGAGGGCACCGTGGTCAAGACCGCGCCCTTCGGGGCCTTTGTCAACCTGTTCCCCGGCCAGGACGGCATGCTGCACATCTCACAGATGAGCGAGGAGCGCGTGAATGCCGTTGAGGACGTGCTGAACGTGGGTGACAAGCTGCGGGTCAAGATCGCCAACATCGACGACCGCGGCAAGATCGACCTGATCCGCCCCGAGCTGGAAGGCAAGATTGCCCCCCGCGAACCCCGCCCCGCCCGCACGGGTGGCGACCGGGGACCGCGCCCGCCGCGTCGGGACTGAGGTGTAACTGAAAGGGGCCGCTTCTCTAGGGGGCGGTCCTTTTTCGCTCTGCCCTTCCC from Deinococcus carri carries:
- a CDS encoding phosphotransferase enzyme family protein; its protein translation is MSSLPFPFPAVHSVPCAGALAELLRREYADSPTLSVRLLRRNINDTSLVRGLPGHQNAVLRVYRSGWRSEAEVAWELEFIEGVAAAGVPVSRPLARQHGELFGVLPAVEGPRVYAVFEHVSGRLLEPSEADAAAYGTAAARLHTAADGLDLNSRGGQNRFPLDLDHLITGPLEALRPLLEGSPDLLRELEAIAARTHTRLAALAPALEWGLCHGDLHEGNARLGEDGAVRLFDFDCGGPGWRAYDLAVYGWSLASNSGNDPEVAERAWQAFLAAYQQGRSLGQADLEAIPLFVTARSLWFMGLMAGRVHEFGTETLDGGFFEYVLNFLREWDARRDG
- a CDS encoding M36 family metallopeptidase, with amino-acid sequence MKTRSGLILLLSATLLAACGTQNSAAPDASAPPLLTAQGGSGKPPTGQRQVAARVFLPNPVQTTGDQKDSAAAVPPSAYFPVVLTNLDGSGYLSGDYAKVISETGTPVYGSGPFNFTRDQDGFEQVMAYFWVTEAQKYLQSLGFGSDLPPVNRRQQAIRVSQWGQDNSFQTDKQDLLRFGKGGVDDAEDGEVIVHEYGHAVHAAQVPGFGGSLEAGSIGEAFGDYLALSVGEAVARAHNAPIRTPLPCIADWDSTSYTSATPHCLRRTDTDKHYPEDVVGEVHADGEIWSRALWDIRQALGARTADRIIVDAQFRFAPDTSFAAAAQATVDTARQMSGSAAAAAVRQAFVARGILK
- the pnp gene encoding polyribonucleotide nucleotidyltransferase, whose product is MIGKTYTTMLGGRELSIETGKLAKLVSGSVTLRYGDTVLLVTAQAREERSTLDFLPLTVEFEERHYAVGRIPGSFHRREGRPGEQAILSARITDRQIRPLFPKGYRQETQVIITVLSADQQNAPDVLGAIGASAALSVSDIPWNGPTACVRVGQLDGEYVINPTADQLTRSGMDLVVAGTRDAVMMVEAGAQGASEEALVGAIEFAHREMQGVLDLIEQMRAEVGREKFNFLAEGDLSTDLVPELAEAARTAGLRDALLTIKKKERSANLKALRDRLIEERVPEGEGEDAPERIAALKAAFAKVEKQELRRLIIEDDLRADGRNSKTVRPIWIEARPLPRAHGSAIFTRGETQVLGITTLGTERDELLVDNLTSETNDRFLLHYNFPPYSTGEVKRMGGQSRREVGHGHLAKRAIRAVLPSFEDFPYVIRVVGEVLESNGSSSMATVCAGTLSLMDAGVPLQAPVAGVAMGLVMEGGRYRILTDILGLEDALGDMDFKVCGTAEGVTALQMDIKVGGITPAIMREALTQAREARLHILGKMAEVLPAPRAELSPTAPRIVSLKINPELIGKVIGPGGKQVRELEAMGAQVTIEEDGTIRIFSADGQAAEAVRQKIEGLTKTAKVGEEYEGTVVKTAPFGAFVNLFPGQDGMLHISQMSEERVNAVEDVLNVGDKLRVKIANIDDRGKIDLIRPELEGKIAPREPRPARTGGDRGPRPPRRD